The region TTTAGAAAAAAGCGCTAAAGAAGATAGCTCATTAAAAACAACCCTTTCACACCTTTATAACCAGTTGCAAGAAATCCAAAAATCCATGGACAAAGAACGCGATTATTTAGAAGAAAAAATCATTACTTTAGAAAACAAATTCAAAGACATGGGGCATTATGCCGCTAGCGATGAAATCAATGAAAAACAGGTTTTGAAAATGTATCAAGAGGGTTATAGCGTGGATTCTATTTCTAAAGAATTTAAGGTGAGTAAGGGCGAGGTGGAATTTATATTGAACATGGCAGGATTAAAATGGTAGCTTTAAGCAACGCTCTTTCAAGGGTTTTTGGCTCTGTGGCTGGCTATAAATTCCCTTCTTTTATCCAAAAAGGTATCAACGCTCTTTATGTTAAGATCTTTAAAATTGATTTGAGCGAGTTTGAGCCTTTAGAAAATTATAGGAGTTTGAACGCTCTTTTCACGCGCTCTTTAAAAAAAGAACGCCCCTTTGACAAAGCCCCTAATATTTGCATTGCGCCTTGCGACGCTTTAATCACTGAATGCGCTTTTTTAGACAATGATACCGCTTTACAGATTAAAGGCATGCCTTATAAAGCGCATGAATTAGTGGGCGAAATCAACCCCTTAAGCCCCTCTTTTTTCTATGCGAATTTTTACCTTTCGCCCAAAGATTACCACCACTACCACGCCCCTTGCGATTTAGAAATTTTAGAGGCTCGTTATTTTGCGGGGAAATTACTACCAGTCAATAAGCCCTCATTACACAAAAACAACAATCTGTTTGTGGGCAATGAACGGGTAGTGCTTGTTGCAAAAGACATTCAAGGCAATAGGTTGTATTTTGTAGCGGTGGGAGCGTTAAATGTGGGTAAAATGCGTTTTAATTTTGATAAGAATATCCAAACTAACGCTAAAGCCCGTTTCACGCAAACCTACTCTTATAACCCACCGATTAAGGTTAAAAAGGGGGATAATTTAGGGAATTTTGAAATGGGCTCTACTATCGTTTTATTCATTCAAAACACCGCTTTTAAAGATTTGAGAGAAAAAAGCGTGAAGTTTGGGGAAAGTATAGGGGAATTTCATGCCAACTGATAACGATTTAAAAACTTCTATTTTGGAATTGTTGAACGATTTAGACGCGCTTTTAGTGGCTCATTTTTATCAAAAAGATGAGATTGTAGAGTTGGCCCATTATACAGGCGATAGCCTGGAGTTAGCTAAAATCGCAAGCCAAAGCGATAAAAACCTCATCGTGTTTTGCGGGGTGCATTTTATGGGCGAGAGCGTGAAAGCCCTAGCCTTTAACAAACAAGTGATCATGCCCAAACTCTCATGCTGTTCTATGGCGAGGATGATTGATAGCCACTACTACGATAGAAGCGTTCATTTACTAAAAGAATACGGCGTTAAAGAATTTTACCCTATCACTTATATCAATTCTAACGCTGAAGTGAAAGCCAAAGTCGCTAAAGATGGTGGCGTGGTTTGCACGAGTAGGAACGCTTCTAAAATCTTTAATCACGCTTTAAAACAAAATAAAAAAATCTTTTTCCTACCGGATAAATGCTTGGGGGAAAATCTAGCCCTAGAAAATGGCTTAAAAAGCGCGATTTTAGGCGCAAATAGCAAAGAAGAAATTAAAAACGCTGATGTGGTTTGTTATAACGGCTTTTGTTCGGTGCATCAGCTTTTCAAATTAGAAGACATTGAATTTTACCGCCAAAAATACCCGGATATTTTAATCGCTGTCCATCCAGAGTGCGAGCCTAGCGTGGTTTCTAACGCTGATTTTAGCGGATCAACGAGTCAAATCATAGAATTTGTAGAAAAGTTAAGCCCCCATCAAAAAGTCGCCATAGGCACTGAAAGCAATTTAGTCAACCGCTTGAAAGCCAAGCGCAACCATCAAAACACTTTCATTCTTTCTAGCACGCTCGCTCTTTGTCCTACCATGAATGAAACGACTTTAAAAGATTTGTTTGAAGTCTTAAAGGCTTATAAAAACCACAGGGCTTTTAACACGATTGAATTAAAAGATGAGGTGGCGCGTCTGGCCAAACTCGCTTTAACTAAAATGATGGAGTTGTCCTAATGGAGATTAAAACCTTTTTAGAATGCGCTTTAAAAGAAGATTTAGGGCATGGGGATTTGTTTGAAAGGGTGTTAGAAAAAGATTTTAAAGCCACAGCCTTTGTTAGGGCTAAACAAGAGGGCGTGTTTTCAGGCGAAAAATACGCTTTAGAGTTGTTGGAAATGACTGGCATTGAATGCGTTCAAACGATTAAGGATAAAGAACGCTTCAAGCCTAAAGACACTTTAATGGAGATTAGGGGGGATTTTAGCATGCTTTTAAAGGTTGAGCGCACCCTTTTAAACCTTTTGCAACACAGCAGCGGGATCGCTACTTTAACGAGTCGTTTTGTGAAAGCTCTAAACTCCCATGAAGTGCGTTTGTTGGACACACGAAAAACCAGACCCCTTTTAAGGATTTTTGAAAAATATTCTGTGCTTAATGGGGGAGCGAGCAACCACCGCTTAGGGCTAGATGACGCTTTAATGCTTAAAGACACGCATTTAAAGCATGTCAAAGATCTCAAAAGCTTTTTAACGCATGCCAGAAAAAACTTGCCTTTCACGGCTAAAATTGAAATTGAATGCGAAAGCTTTGAAGAGGCCAAAAACGCCATGAATGCGGGAGCGGATATTGTGATGTGCGATAATGTGAGCGTTTTAGAGACTAAAGAAATTGCCGCTTATAGAGATGCACATTATCCCTTTGTCTTACTAGAAGCGAGCGGGAATATTTCGCTAGAGAGCATCAACGCTTACGCCAAAAGCGGCGTGGATGCCATTAGCGTAGGGGCTTTAATCCATCAAGCCACTTTTATTGACATGCACATGAAAATGGCTTAAAGGCTTTAAAAAAGGGTTATTAGCATGCTAAAAGAATATTTAGAAAGCATTAAAGATCTTACGACTGAAAAGAATGTAATTATTTAGATAGTTCTAAGCTTCTTAATCTTTTTAATACTAACTTTTAAAAAAATACTTCTGCATTCTACCATAAATTTTGAAATTTTGTTTATAAAGTAAAATCGGAAAAATTTTTCTTTACAATTTTATTATTAATAAGGGAGAGAGATATTTATATAATTGCACTTACTATATTATATATATCTTTTATTCTTTTTATAAATAGGCTCCTTATTATTGATTTTATAAATCACATTCTTTTAATTTCTATTAAAAATTTAATATTAAGAGGACTTTTATGAAAAAATCAAATGACAATAACGCGCTCGCTAGAAGTCAAAGGGAGTTGTTTGTAGGGATTAGGGATTTTATTATTTTTAAATTTAAGCGTATGGTTGTTTTTAATGGAGTAAGGGATTTTACAAAAATGAAATTTTTGTCTATAGAATTAGAAAAATGCGAAAATATTAAAGATTTGGAAAAATTATGTCATACAATTTATAATCAAGGCACAAAGCATATTTTGATGATGCGTGTAGTGTTTTTATTCTTTGACTATTTTTGCAAGCATTTGAAAGTTAAGCGATTGAGACTGCTCAATGAAGAAATGCTAGTGAACTTTTTATTTGAGTTAGCTAAACAAAGAAAGATTAATTCAATGGCGAAATATGTGATGTATATTAGGCAATTTTTTGATTACTTGGATAGGACTAAACATTATGATTTTTATTTTAGTCTTAAAAATATAGCCTTTGCTAAACACAAGGATAATTTGCCCAAACATCTAAATTCAAAAGATTTAAAATCTTTTATATATACTCTTATAAACTATAGAACTAGAAGCAGTTATGAAAAGAGAAATAAGTGTATTTTGCTCTTAATTATTTTGGGCGGTTTGAGAAAATCTGAGGTTTTTAATTTAGAATTGAGAAATATTGTTTTAGAAAAAGAGCATTATATCTTGCTTATAAAAGGCAAAAACAATAAAGAGCGAAAA is a window of Helicobacter pylori NQ4053 DNA encoding:
- a CDS encoding DUF6115 domain-containing protein, translating into MLSSNDLFMVVLGAILLVLVCLVGYLYLKEKEFYHKMRRLEKTLDESYQENYIYSKRLKELEGRLEGLSLEKSAKEDSSLKTTLSHLYNQLQEIQKSMDKERDYLEEKIITLENKFKDMGHYAASDEINEKQVLKMYQEGYSVDSISKEFKVSKGEVEFILNMAGLKW
- a CDS encoding phosphatidylserine decarboxylase, whose protein sequence is MVALSNALSRVFGSVAGYKFPSFIQKGINALYVKIFKIDLSEFEPLENYRSLNALFTRSLKKERPFDKAPNICIAPCDALITECAFLDNDTALQIKGMPYKAHELVGEINPLSPSFFYANFYLSPKDYHHYHAPCDLEILEARYFAGKLLPVNKPSLHKNNNLFVGNERVVLVAKDIQGNRLYFVAVGALNVGKMRFNFDKNIQTNAKARFTQTYSYNPPIKVKKGDNLGNFEMGSTIVLFIQNTAFKDLREKSVKFGESIGEFHAN
- the nadA gene encoding quinolinate synthase NadA, which encodes MPTDNDLKTSILELLNDLDALLVAHFYQKDEIVELAHYTGDSLELAKIASQSDKNLIVFCGVHFMGESVKALAFNKQVIMPKLSCCSMARMIDSHYYDRSVHLLKEYGVKEFYPITYINSNAEVKAKVAKDGGVVCTSRNASKIFNHALKQNKKIFFLPDKCLGENLALENGLKSAILGANSKEEIKNADVVCYNGFCSVHQLFKLEDIEFYRQKYPDILIAVHPECEPSVVSNADFSGSTSQIIEFVEKLSPHQKVAIGTESNLVNRLKAKRNHQNTFILSSTLALCPTMNETTLKDLFEVLKAYKNHRAFNTIELKDEVARLAKLALTKMMELS
- the nadC gene encoding carboxylating nicotinate-nucleotide diphosphorylase, yielding MEIKTFLECALKEDLGHGDLFERVLEKDFKATAFVRAKQEGVFSGEKYALELLEMTGIECVQTIKDKERFKPKDTLMEIRGDFSMLLKVERTLLNLLQHSSGIATLTSRFVKALNSHEVRLLDTRKTRPLLRIFEKYSVLNGGASNHRLGLDDALMLKDTHLKHVKDLKSFLTHARKNLPFTAKIEIECESFEEAKNAMNAGADIVMCDNVSVLETKEIAAYRDAHYPFVLLEASGNISLESINAYAKSGVDAISVGALIHQATFIDMHMKMA
- a CDS encoding tyrosine-type recombinase/integrase, with protein sequence MKKSNDNNALARSQRELFVGIRDFIIFKFKRMVVFNGVRDFTKMKFLSIELEKCENIKDLEKLCHTIYNQGTKHILMMRVVFLFFDYFCKHLKVKRLRLLNEEMLVNFLFELAKQRKINSMAKYVMYIRQFFDYLDRTKHYDFYFSLKNIAFAKHKDNLPKHLNSKDLKSFIYTLINYRTRSSYEKRNKCILLLIILGGLRKSEVFNLELRNIVLEKEHYILLIKGKNNKERKAFIKREMLEKSLDEWLSDSKRLSSFNGRFIFKKSLSHYTQKHCSISNFVLKIFMLSGIENFKQYGAGLHLFRHSFATLVYAESRDIVLTSRALGHQSLSSTKIYIHTAQEYNKQVASIFDNLLSE